CTCCATGGCTTGCTCCAGCCGGGTGGCGAGCAGGTACAGATCCTCGTCCTTGGTTTCCGCCGCATGCTCGCGCGTCATGCGGATGATTTCGGTGGCGTACTCGGCGTTGGTCGCCATCCACTCCGTGTCGGTCACGCGCCCATGCTTTCGCCGCAGCGCGACGTGAAGGCGCGCCGCGAGGGCGATGCGGTCGCTTTCGGACATGGACATGGGCGATCCTCCGGGAATGGCTCGTCCGCTCCCGTGCACAAGTCGTGCCACATCGTGGAGTAATGTTCATTAACGCGTCGAAACACTTTTGCCAGAGAAGAGGCCTTTGGAGGGACAGTTAAGCGGGTTACTCCCAATGCACTGGGCCGGTGCACCCCCTAAAGTCTGCCCACTCGCGAACGGGCCAAGCTCGTGCTGCCGAGGGTCCGAGGAGACAAATTCGGTCTACAACAAAAATTCTTCAAGGCTTCCGTTCGAGAAGCCGTGCTTGAACTTGAAAGGCGCCGCTGGTCGGCGCCTTTTTTATTGGCTGTTCCGGTGCCACGATCACGCGGACCCAAGAGGGCTCACGCCCCCGCTCTTCCTACCGTTGAAGCTCCCTTTTCGATAGCGCCTCCGGTGCGACAATCCCGCGATGGAAATGCTGGTGGTAACAGGCGCCTCGCTGCTTGCGGGCTTTGTCGATTCGATCGTGGGCGGCGGCGGATTGATCCTGGTGCCGGCGCTTTTCGCGGTCTTTCCCGGAGCGCCGCCCGCCACGTTGCTCGGTACTAACAAAAGTGCTTCCATTTGGGGCACGGCCGCTGCGGCGGCCCAATTCAGCCAGCGGGTGCAGATGCGCTGGGGCGCGCTGTGGCCGGCTGCGCTGGTCGGCTTCGCGGGATCGATGCTGGGCGCCTGGGGCGTGACACTGTTTCCGGGCGACTTCCTGCGCCGTGCACTGCCCATCGTGCTGCTGGGCGTGCTGCTCTACACGCTCGCGCGCAAGGACCTGGGGCGCCACCACGTGCCGCGCTTCAGCGGCCGCGCCGAGACGCTCGCGGCCTGCGCCATCGGCCTGTCGATCGGCTTCTACGACGGCTTCTTCGGCCCGGGCGCGGGCAGCTTCCTAATCTTCCTGTTCGTGCGCTGGATGGGCTACGACTTTCTCAACGCCTCGGCCTCGGCCAAGATCATCAACACGCTCACCAACGCCGCGGCCCTGCTGCTGCTCGCGCTCAAGGGCCATGTCTGGTGGCACTATGGGCTGGTGATGGCGGTGGCCAACGTGGCCGGCAGCCTGCTGGGTACGCGTGTTGCATTGAAGCATGGGGCCGGCTTCGTGCGGGTGGTGTTCATCGTCGTGGTGAGCGCGCTGATCCTGAAGACCGCCTATGACGCATTCCTGAAATAACAAATCAAGAAAGTCCGATTCCATGGCATCGCCCGAGCCTGTCGAACGCCCCGCACCCGTGAGCTTCTGGCAGGCTTTTCTCTATTGGTTCAAGCTCGGCTTCATCAGCTTCGGTGGCCCGGCCGGACAGATCGCGCTCATGCACCAGGAACTGGTCGAGCGCCGGCGCTGGATCTCGGAGAAGCGCTTCTTGCATGCGCTCAACTACTGCATGCTGCTGCCCGGCCCCGAGGCCCAGCAGCTGGCCACCTACATCGGCTGGCTCATGCACCGCACCTGGGGCGGCATCGCGGCGGGCGTGCTCTTCGTGCTGCCGTCGCTCTTCATCCTGATTGCGCTGTCATGGGCCTACCTGGCGTACGGCCATGTGCCGGCCGTGGCGGGCCTGCTCTACGGCGTGAAGCCCGCGGTGACGGCCATCGTGCTGTTCGCGGCCTGGCGCATCGGCTCGCGGGTGCTCAAGAACGCCTGGCTCTGGGCCATTGCGGTGGCCGCCTTCGTGGCGATCTTCGCGTTGCGCATGC
The Variovorax sp. OAS795 genome window above contains:
- a CDS encoding TSUP family transporter, with product MEMLVVTGASLLAGFVDSIVGGGGLILVPALFAVFPGAPPATLLGTNKSASIWGTAAAAAQFSQRVQMRWGALWPAALVGFAGSMLGAWGVTLFPGDFLRRALPIVLLGVLLYTLARKDLGRHHVPRFSGRAETLAACAIGLSIGFYDGFFGPGAGSFLIFLFVRWMGYDFLNASASAKIINTLTNAAALLLLALKGHVWWHYGLVMAVANVAGSLLGTRVALKHGAGFVRVVFIVVVSALILKTAYDAFLK